A part of Xenopus tropicalis strain Nigerian chromosome 4, UCB_Xtro_10.0, whole genome shotgun sequence genomic DNA contains:
- the c4h16orf46 gene encoding uncharacterized protein C16orf46 homolog: MATQDTALHAEKSESSCQKYCYYDNKKPQRALIEALAETSERLLEDDQKSIEWLIGDGWEEAVCGWGTLSPAVGLFPRKKTRKHKLLDNVSCLICLDICQSAESKNGTPDRKTSAESLQEKLASNNFLTDFDLQPTEKDKTFSKTDHCYSAATVTKTETDCDKVSSADVFTGEQTPSKQSYSESCTSLMVMKEINITPSVSLCANCCNTKDLPVVLPPLKAPAGTVHMDLMLKNKSIPVQQFEKLPSKTLLGSSVYNQVIGSVDLKGDRLVESICELQKEQVKVSHPLSFLTSCLQKSPLRDADHLYWQCAFLANKSVANPAILKQNSNISAMGFLHTRATQNKRSIRHLNEMKSKIRPKSGATAFLDSPLLPSITVTRVAIPVANRPL; this comes from the exons ATGGCAACCCAAGATACAGCATTACACGCAGAAAAATCTGAGAGTTCATGCCAAAAATACTGCTATTATGATAATAAGAAACCACAGAGAGCATTAATTGAAGCACTTGCTGAAACCAGTGAAAGACTTCTGGAGGATGACCAGAAATCCATAGAATGGCTGATTGGAGATGGATGGGAAGAAGCT GTATGTGGCTGGGGTACGCTCTCTCCAGCTGTTGGTCTATTTCCTCGGAAGAAAACAAGGAAGCACAAATTGTTGGATAATGTAAGCTGTCTCATTTGCTTAGATATATGTCAAAGCGCAGAAAGTAAAAATGGGACTCCGGATAGAAAAACCTCAGCAGAATCCCTTCAAGAAAAATTGGCATCCAATAATTTTCTCACAGATTTTGATCTTCAGCCTACAGAGAAAGACAAAACTTTCAGCAAAACAGATCACTGCTATTCAGCTGCAACGGTTACCAAAACAGAAACGGATTGTGACAAAGTATCCAGTGCTGATGTATTCACTGGAGAACAAACACCAAGTAAACAAAGCTATTCTGAAAGCTGCACATCTTTAATGGTGATGAAGGAAATAAACATTACCCCCTCTGTTTCATTGTGTGCAAACTGCTGCAATACTAAAGACTTGCCCGTTGTGCTACCTCCTCTGAAAGCACCTGCTGGCACTGTGCATATGGATctaatgttaaaaaacaaaagtatcCCAGTTCAGCAATTTGAAAAGCTACCCTCAAAGACCTTACTAGGAAGCTCTGTATATAATCAAGTTATTGGCAGTGTAGATTTAAAAGGAGATAGACTTGTTGAATCGATCTGTGAACTTCAGAAAGAACAGGTTAAAGTATCACATCCCTTGTCTTTTCTAACATCTTGTCTCCAAAAATCACCTCTGAGAGATGCAGACCACCTTTACTGGCAATGTGCATTTCTAGCAAATAAATCGGTTGCTAACCCCGCTATCTTAAAACAAAACAGTAACATTTCTGCTATGGGGTTTTTGCACACGAGAGCAACACAAAACAAGCGCAGTATCAGACACCTTAATGAGATGAAGTCAAAAATTAGACCAAAGTCAGGAGCCACCGCTTTTCTTGACAGCCCTCTTCTACCTTCGATAACTGTAACTAGGGTAGCAATACCAGTTGCTAACAGACCTTTGTAA